The following are encoded in a window of Methanobrevibacter ruminantium M1 genomic DNA:
- a CDS encoding DUF2104 domain-containing protein codes for MEELYYMIYIIVFIVGSILGLLLSYKKHMEPFIISEIDVLTLVLAIVGWFLLLNHGLIGFVSSVILLTIAFFCIGLAIGRRPGYGRKETAIGILVAVIVWILTSGVIFKF; via the coding sequence ATGGAAGAATTATATTATATGATTTATATTATAGTTTTTATAGTAGGATCAATTCTTGGCCTATTATTAAGCTATAAGAAGCATATGGAACCTTTTATAATATCTGAAATTGATGTTTTAACCTTAGTTTTAGCTATAGTCGGATGGTTTTTATTATTAAACCATGGCTTGATTGGATTTGTTAGTTCTGTAATTCTTCTCACCATAGCATTCTTCTGCATTGGTCTTGCAATAGGAAGAAGGCCAGGATATGGTAGAAAGGAAACTGCAATCGGAATTTTGGTTGCAGTAATTGTCTGGATTTTAACATCTGGAGTCATATTTAAATTTTAG
- a CDS encoding respiratory chain complex I subunit 1 family protein has translation MNLMAQILINVVIAFLAGSLLLGFHRKVMARVQLRPGPPIIQYLLHSLKFFFKETSFPKTASMPFYVGITVILAGIWVTGVIVGPVCKGSLMIIFGIYAIHKIVEHNAGSSSGSPYGKLSCVRAVFSAAGELPLFAVIAVVFLLTGTMDIGGIIQYQAANGPLAFKIPLAAIMFFTLIVTKSPYSPFAITKGKEIITGFETEHFGMLRGYIMFSESIAWYILLWLFLTIFFAPIGVVGYLIGMILICVITGFINATTPMLNPNHSVMAQISIAVICVVGSIIMIII, from the coding sequence ATGAATCTAATGGCTCAGATTTTAATCAATGTAGTAATAGCTTTCCTTGCAGGTAGTCTTTTATTAGGTTTCCATAGAAAAGTCATGGCGAGAGTCCAATTAAGGCCAGGACCTCCTATTATTCAATATCTATTGCATTCATTGAAATTTTTCTTTAAGGAAACAAGCTTCCCTAAAACTGCTTCAATGCCATTTTATGTGGGAATTACAGTAATCCTAGCAGGTATTTGGGTTACCGGAGTAATTGTTGGTCCGGTTTGCAAGGGTTCCTTAATGATAATATTCGGTATCTATGCAATCCATAAGATTGTAGAGCATAATGCAGGATCCTCATCAGGTTCCCCTTACGGTAAGCTAAGCTGTGTAAGGGCTGTATTCTCAGCGGCAGGAGAATTGCCTCTCTTTGCAGTAATTGCTGTTGTCTTCCTTCTAACTGGAACCATGGATATTGGTGGAATAATACAATATCAAGCAGCAAACGGTCCTTTGGCATTTAAAATCCCTCTTGCAGCAATCATGTTCTTTACATTGATAGTTACAAAATCCCCTTATTCTCCTTTTGCAATAACAAAAGGAAAGGAAATCATTACAGGATTTGAAACCGAGCATTTCGGTATGCTTAGAGGATATATAATGTTTTCAGAGTCAATCGCTTGGTATATCTTGCTATGGCTCTTCTTGACAATATTCTTTGCACCGATAGGAGTGGTGGGATACCTTATAGGAATGATTTTGATATGTGTGATTACAGGATTTATCAATGCTACAACTCCTATGTTAAATCCAAACCATTCTGTAATGGCTCAAATATCCATTGCAGTTATTTGCGTTGTTGGTTCAATTATCATGATTATTATTTAA
- a CDS encoding membrane protein yields the protein MLIENLGGDFLGTIPLGDIVLYLNPLHIFLFVTILLFTALIAISRTETQVEAMFGSLDENKVAVGLKEFKHRRFLAIICGIATAGAMITGDLFNFTLFMALIGIVNIGIVSAVKQVEVLNSAYQYGLIAMMCGLPLFGGAAIILAATGTLSLFELASIPANPMMIFGALVMLIGVCGESGIAPFFASKAEMFRTPGSPFILIIHLSSLFLIVRFIEILLTIL from the coding sequence ATGCTTATAGAGAACTTAGGTGGAGACTTTTTAGGAACAATCCCTCTTGGAGATATTGTTCTATACTTAAACCCGCTCCATATATTCCTGTTTGTTACTATACTTCTATTTACAGCTCTAATAGCAATCAGTCGTACTGAAACACAAGTTGAAGCTATGTTTGGCTCACTTGATGAGAATAAGGTTGCAGTGGGACTGAAGGAGTTTAAGCATAGAAGATTCTTAGCGATAATATGTGGTATAGCAACAGCGGGAGCTATGATTACAGGGGACCTTTTTAACTTCACCCTATTTATGGCCTTGATTGGTATTGTCAATATTGGTATCGTTTCAGCTGTAAAGCAAGTGGAAGTCTTAAATTCAGCTTATCAGTATGGATTGATTGCCATGATGTGTGGATTGCCATTGTTTGGTGGAGCAGCTATAATATTGGCAGCTACAGGTACCTTAAGCTTGTTTGAGCTTGCAAGCATTCCAGCAAATCCTATGATGATATTTGGAGCACTTGTTATGCTAATTGGAGTCTGCGGTGAAAGCGGTATAGCTCCATTCTTTGCAAGCAAGGCAGAGATGTTTAGAACTCCAGGATCTCCATTCATTTTGATTATTCACTTAAGTTCATTGTTCCTTATAGTTAGATTTATTGAAATCCTATTGACTATATTGTAA
- a CDS encoding EhaG family protein, translating to MVASVIPQVVPAFYSSMYTTALYGGLIVAFIGLIGVAMEKRDIQILILTDIVGLAMLIVVAAVGTDLSEALILPGLVVELAEIMAISEILISREMRKADKDTSFSPMPLDIDMEIMTTAPNFIALLLIGYGIFLSGFTGGAVAGGGIVIYVLSRKVRGLPIFVLDGVGAISGISWCLWIIGFIFFFILPQYWLLSLFLAALGLLLKVASKIGLIGILMREEYGRK from the coding sequence ATGGTAGCAAGCGTAATCCCTCAAGTTGTTCCGGCTTTCTATAGCTCAATGTATACCACAGCCTTATATGGTGGTTTGATTGTAGCTTTTATTGGCTTGATTGGAGTGGCAATGGAAAAGAGAGACATTCAGATTCTTATTCTAACAGATATAGTTGGATTGGCTATGCTTATCGTCGTAGCTGCAGTTGGAACTGACTTGTCTGAAGCATTGATCCTTCCAGGTCTGGTAGTTGAATTGGCAGAGATCATGGCAATTTCAGAGATATTGATATCTCGTGAGATGAGAAAGGCTGATAAAGATACCTCATTTAGCCCAATGCCTTTAGATATTGATATGGAGATTATGACAACTGCTCCTAACTTCATTGCATTGCTTCTAATCGGATACGGCATATTCCTGTCTGGTTTTACCGGCGGTGCAGTAGCTGGCGGAGGTATCGTCATTTATGTACTTAGTAGAAAGGTTAGAGGATTGCCGATATTTGTTCTTGATGGCGTAGGAGCAATATCAGGTATTTCCTGGTGTTTATGGATAATCGGTTTCATATTCTTCTTCATCCTTCCGCAATACTGGCTTTTAAGCCTATTCCTTGCAGCTTTAGGACTTTTATTAAAGGTTGCTTCAAAGATCGGATTGATTGGAATACTTATGAGAGAGGAATATGGAAGAAAATAA
- a CDS encoding EhaF family protein yields the protein MPKIAKLWNKLADPKNIPRLFAVILGLLLIAGFLIPMGLNTDQIYTRPAPQSQMDAGLPLAPYDRGGEVLESPGITEAQYPENAENLGWINSYMTPIAEMLKGISPYFGTSICSSPGGLIDEILYYTRGFDTILESSILMMAFIIASWLAINFTMDRTKDERDIAEDVKRAIASSDRLANEVEESNRKAREKQAKKEFR from the coding sequence ATGCCTAAAATTGCAAAATTATGGAATAAGCTAGCAGATCCAAAGAACATTCCTAGGCTGTTTGCTGTAATTTTAGGTCTGCTTCTCATTGCCGGATTCCTAATCCCTATGGGATTGAATACAGATCAAATCTACACTCGTCCGGCACCTCAAAGTCAGATGGATGCAGGACTTCCTCTTGCGCCATACGATAGGGGAGGAGAGGTTTTAGAGTCTCCAGGCATAACAGAAGCCCAATATCCTGAAAATGCAGAGAATCTTGGCTGGATAAACTCATATATGACTCCAATAGCAGAGATGCTCAAGGGAATATCCCCATACTTTGGAACAAGTATCTGTTCATCTCCAGGTGGTCTTATTGATGAAATCCTTTATTATACAAGAGGTTTCGATACAATCCTTGAATCCTCCATTCTCATGATGGCATTCATAATCGCTTCATGGCTTGCAATCAACTTTACAATGGATAGGACAAAGGATGAAAGGGATATTGCTGAAGATGTAAAAAGAGCCATTGCCAGTTCTGACAGACTAGCCAATGAGGTTGAAGAAAGCAATAGAAAGGCTCGTGAAAAACAAGCCAAAAAGGAGTTTAGGTGA
- a CDS encoding EhaE family protein translates to MFNLAIWVYLGLALAIFGSLATVWGPGVKDPVIRTINTEVASVGVSLILLCYNSTLALLTLIATTIIVTLILFRAISRLEEIGADV, encoded by the coding sequence ATGTTTAATCTGGCTATTTGGGTTTATTTAGGTTTGGCATTAGCTATTTTTGGAAGCCTCGCAACTGTATGGGGTCCTGGAGTAAAGGATCCAGTTATTAGAACAATAAACACAGAAGTTGCATCCGTAGGAGTTTCATTAATTTTACTTTGTTATAATTCTACATTGGCTCTTTTGACATTGATTGCAACTACAATCATTGTTACCTTAATCTTGTTTAGAGCTATTTCTCGCTTAGAAGAGATAGGGGCTGATGTATAA
- a CDS encoding EhaD family protein — protein sequence MLEFINIETISMALMIIGAIGVVLLKKPLDKIIMVSVLEAGLFLAIVSFKYLDVAFLTAVLDPLSIIVFLLALIKINKVRKSKLEDYSTLDKLNISTENLEEKSLDKNSEGGK from the coding sequence ATGTTGGAATTTATAAATATAGAAACAATATCAATGGCCTTAATGATTATAGGTGCCATTGGAGTTGTTCTTCTTAAAAAACCATTGGATAAAATTATTATGGTTTCAGTTCTGGAAGCAGGTCTGTTTTTAGCTATCGTTAGCTTTAAATACCTTGATGTGGCCTTCCTAACTGCAGTTCTCGATCCATTATCCATCATTGTATTCTTACTTGCTTTAATTAAAATCAATAAAGTGCGCAAGTCTAAATTAGAGGACTATTCCACTTTAGACAAGCTTAATATAAGCACTGAAAATCTAGAAGAAAAATCATTAGATAAAAACTCTGAAGGAGGCAAATAA
- a CDS encoding DUF2109 domain-containing protein, producing MYIEIIGVITILMALRAVITKNRAEKLLYINVIGFCVSAIIALYIKTTFGFVLAAAFFISSTIGSNAIAYSLKDLEDEISYDKDMEERDEEN from the coding sequence ATGTATATAGAAATCATAGGAGTTATTACAATTTTAATGGCTTTAAGAGCAGTAATAACTAAAAACAGAGCAGAAAAGTTACTTTACATAAATGTAATAGGTTTCTGTGTATCTGCTATCATTGCATTATATATTAAAACTACATTTGGCTTTGTATTAGCTGCAGCTTTCTTCATTTCCTCTACAATCGGTTCAAATGCAATTGCTTATAGCTTAAAGGATTTGGAAGATGAGATAAGCTATGATAAGGATATGGAAGAAAGGGATGAAGAGAATTAA
- a CDS encoding energy-converting hydrogenase A subunit A EhaA, translated as MISIGANGFQLLINYIVAIVVAVIIAFALRLPLLPERPIRFSWTTSALFPTPIFAIGILAIFYSLNVYWIYDGLILSVIVGLASALFVKYGFDYIFPKPPQIEDGGNV; from the coding sequence ATGATTAGTATAGGTGCTAATGGATTTCAATTGTTGATAAATTATATAGTGGCTATAGTAGTTGCAGTCATTATCGCTTTTGCCTTAAGATTGCCACTTCTTCCCGAAAGGCCAATCAGGTTCTCTTGGACTACTAGCGCACTGTTTCCAACCCCTATTTTTGCTATAGGAATATTGGCAATATTTTATTCATTAAATGTTTATTGGATTTATGACGGTCTCATCTTAAGCGTGATTGTCGGATTAGCTTCCGCTCTCTTTGTAAAGTATGGATTTGACTACATATTCCCAAAGCCTCCTCAAATCGAAGACGGGGGGAATGTCTAA
- a CDS encoding SDR family oxidoreductase — MKDKNVVVTGGLGFIGSHIVDALIDDNKVTIIDNLSSGKMENLNNPNHENLTIIKEDLMDADLEKILKDKDYVFHLAALASVPGSVAEPLRYNQNNIDASLKLFIACKNNNIKKVIFSSSSAVYGENPNMPLKESENFLPCSPYAAQKASCELYLKSFHESYGLDYVALRYFNVFGPRQDENSPYAAVIPKFISAILNGESPVIYGDGEQSRDFIYVKEIAKANILSAESDYNGVINVALGKSMTINRLFEIISDVLESDIDVKYLDERPGDIKHSLADISNLDKISFKPDEDKFEEQLRETVKWFISQME; from the coding sequence ATGAAGGATAAAAACGTTGTAGTAACAGGAGGGCTTGGATTTATAGGATCCCACATTGTAGATGCTCTTATAGATGACAATAAAGTCACAATAATCGACAATCTATCAAGCGGTAAGATGGAAAACCTAAACAATCCGAATCACGAGAACTTGACAATCATCAAAGAGGACTTGATGGACGCAGACTTAGAAAAGATATTAAAGGATAAGGACTATGTCTTCCACCTTGCAGCACTTGCAAGCGTTCCAGGAAGCGTAGCAGAGCCTTTAAGATACAATCAAAACAATATTGACGCTAGCTTAAAGCTATTTATAGCCTGCAAAAACAACAATATCAAAAAAGTGATCTTCTCATCTTCCTCTGCAGTCTATGGGGAAAATCCAAACATGCCTCTTAAAGAGAGCGAAAACTTCCTTCCTTGCTCCCCTTATGCAGCCCAAAAGGCAAGCTGCGAACTATATTTAAAGTCATTCCATGAATCCTACGGATTGGATTATGTAGCATTAAGGTATTTCAATGTCTTCGGTCCTAGACAAGATGAAAACTCACCTTATGCTGCTGTAATTCCTAAATTCATATCTGCAATCCTTAACGGAGAAAGTCCAGTTATTTATGGTGACGGCGAGCAAAGCAGAGACTTTATTTATGTTAAGGAAATAGCTAAAGCAAATATCCTCTCAGCAGAATCAGACTACAATGGAGTCATCAATGTTGCCCTCGGCAAGTCAATGACAATCAACAGGCTATTTGAAATAATCAGCGACGTTCTAGAATCAGACATTGATGTAAAATACCTTGATGAACGTCCAGGAGACATTAAGCATTCCCTTGCAGACATTAGCAATTTGGATAAGATTAGTTTCAAGCCAGATGAGGACAAGTTTGAAGAACAATTGAGGGAAACTGTAAAATGGTTTATAAGCCAGATGGAATAA
- a CDS encoding (R)-citramalate synthase — protein MKIEVLDTTLRDGEQTPGISLNTIKKLRIATKLDEIGVNSIEAGSAITSEGEREAIKAITSQGLNAEIVSFSRTLIKDVDYCLECDVDAVNIVVPTSDLHLQYKLKKTQDEMLEDAVKVTEYAKDHGVKVELAAEDSTRTDIQYLRKIFKATIDAGADRICPCDTLGILTPLKSFNFYKQFTDLGVPVSAHCHNDFGLAVANTLSAIDGGASRFHATINGLGERAGNAALEEVVVSLYTLYKDESNERKYETDIKIDQIYSTSKLVSRLSNAYLAPNKPIVGENAFAHESGIHADGVIKNSATYEPIMPELVGHRRKFVIGKHVGTKGLNNRLEELGLEVNKKQLNDIFYKVKDLGDKGKTVTDTDLEAIAEHVLNIEQEKKINLDELTIVSGNKIRPTASIKLNIENEEVIEADVGIGPVDAAINAVNKGIKSFADIQLEEYHVDAVTGGTDALIEVIIKLSSGDKIISARATEPDIINASVEAYIDGVNRLLENK, from the coding sequence ATGAAAATAGAAGTACTGGATACAACACTTAGAGACGGAGAGCAAACCCCTGGAATATCTCTAAACACTATTAAAAAGTTAAGAATAGCCACAAAACTAGATGAGATAGGAGTCAATTCAATAGAAGCAGGATCTGCAATAACCTCCGAAGGGGAAAGGGAAGCAATAAAGGCAATCACCTCCCAAGGACTGAATGCTGAAATCGTAAGTTTTTCAAGAACCCTAATAAAGGATGTAGATTATTGCTTAGAATGTGATGTGGATGCAGTCAACATTGTTGTTCCAACTTCTGACTTGCACCTTCAATACAAACTAAAAAAGACCCAAGATGAAATGCTTGAAGATGCAGTGAAGGTAACAGAATACGCTAAAGACCATGGAGTCAAAGTGGAGCTTGCAGCTGAAGACTCAACAAGAACAGACATCCAATACCTAAGAAAAATATTTAAGGCAACAATCGATGCCGGAGCAGACAGAATCTGCCCATGCGACACTTTAGGAATCCTAACACCACTTAAGTCCTTTAACTTCTATAAGCAATTTACAGACTTGGGAGTTCCAGTAAGCGCACATTGCCATAATGACTTTGGCCTTGCAGTTGCAAACACCTTATCCGCTATCGATGGGGGAGCCAGCAGATTCCATGCAACCATAAACGGACTTGGGGAGAGGGCTGGAAACGCCGCCCTTGAAGAGGTTGTAGTCTCACTATACACATTATATAAAGACGAAAGCAATGAAAGAAAATACGAAACAGACATTAAGATAGATCAGATTTACAGCACTTCCAAATTGGTTTCAAGATTAAGCAATGCATATCTTGCTCCAAATAAACCGATTGTAGGTGAAAATGCGTTTGCACATGAATCTGGAATCCATGCAGACGGAGTCATTAAAAACAGCGCAACATATGAACCTATCATGCCAGAGCTTGTAGGACACAGAAGAAAATTTGTAATTGGAAAGCATGTGGGAACAAAAGGCTTAAACAACCGACTGGAAGAGCTTGGCCTTGAAGTAAACAAGAAGCAATTAAATGATATTTTCTATAAGGTAAAGGACCTTGGAGACAAGGGAAAGACCGTAACAGACACAGATTTGGAAGCGATAGCAGAGCATGTCCTAAACATAGAGCAGGAAAAGAAAATCAATCTTGATGAGCTGACCATCGTATCAGGTAACAAGATCAGACCAACAGCCTCAATAAAGTTGAACATTGAAAATGAAGAGGTAATAGAGGCTGATGTAGGTATAGGTCCTGTAGATGCTGCAATAAATGCTGTGAATAAGGGAATTAAAAGCTTTGCAGACATTCAGCTTGAAGAGTACCATGTAGATGCAGTTACAGGAGGTACAGATGCACTCATTGAAGTAATCATCAAGCTCAGCAGCGGAGATAAGATCATATCAGCAAGAGCAACAGAGCCAGATATTATTAATGCAAGTGTAGAGGCTTATATAGATGGTGTTAATAGGTTATTGGAGAATAAATAA
- the cgi121 gene encoding KEOPS complex subunit Cgi121, translating to MKYNKELANLDNVEILGFKGTIESIPKTLEEIDNIRNSCCDVGTIQLMNADAIAGPKHLEHGTIHAMNAFERGDNLANDLGIEILLRTSAQRQISKAFKILGLKEGEMNIAVVMIDCPDYFIDELSNIFIRDDSVLEADESKLMKIYDIPEKELKTIHLSDILIDKTSKLIIAQ from the coding sequence ATGAAATACAATAAAGAATTAGCTAATTTAGACAATGTAGAAATATTAGGCTTTAAAGGAACTATAGAAAGCATTCCAAAAACATTGGAAGAGATAGACAATATCAGAAATAGCTGTTGTGATGTTGGAACCATCCAACTTATGAATGCAGATGCAATAGCTGGGCCTAAACACCTTGAACATGGAACAATCCATGCAATGAATGCATTTGAAAGGGGAGACAATCTAGCTAATGATTTAGGAATAGAGATCTTACTTAGAACATCTGCCCAAAGGCAAATATCCAAGGCCTTTAAGATACTTGGACTGAAGGAAGGGGAAATGAACATAGCCGTTGTAATGATAGATTGTCCAGATTACTTTATCGATGAATTATCTAATATATTTATAAGAGATGATAGCGTTTTAGAAGCCGACGAATCAAAATTAATGAAGATATATGATATTCCTGAAAAAGAATTAAAGACCATACATCTTAGCGACATATTAATTGATAAAACAAGCAAATTAATCATTGCCCAATAA
- a CDS encoding DegT/DnrJ/EryC1/StrS family aminotransferase: MNLKFKKPSRESQMAMSKVAIGEDNIDYHNMAEEKLSNATNHQYAKLVNSGNAAILTAMNSIDGAILIPDQGAWNGFKQIANFLNKDLITVTTNQCIIDLDYLQESINQNDDNIDLDDENNKSALFLTSFAAYTAEQDIKEIAKFLHKYNILLAEDASGAICDMKGDLANGKYSDIIIGSTGSPKIINVEDGGFITTNDNSLLEKSRLILKTSKCSNITACGISHEIEYAKDNLNKTIDFTLNLKEKLNDSTDFEVFHSNKRGINLILKTNDPKSLSYKLRQEFALDSHGMITKCPNYNRLKEKAVAIEIKNLDISCLNEHNSNQIFNTIKKYEDFA, from the coding sequence ATGAATCTTAAATTTAAAAAACCATCAAGAGAAAGTCAAATGGCCATGTCTAAAGTGGCTATTGGTGAAGATAATATTGATTATCACAATATGGCCGAGGAAAAGCTATCCAATGCCACTAATCATCAATATGCTAAATTGGTAAATAGTGGAAATGCAGCTATTTTAACAGCCATGAATTCTATTGATGGAGCAATTTTAATACCCGATCAAGGAGCCTGGAATGGCTTTAAGCAGATTGCTAATTTTTTAAATAAGGATTTGATAACAGTCACTACAAATCAATGCATTATTGATTTGGATTATCTGCAAGAATCCATTAATCAAAATGACGACAATATTGATTTGGATGATGAAAACAATAAGTCTGCCCTATTTTTAACAAGCTTTGCAGCTTATACTGCAGAGCAGGACATAAAGGAAATTGCAAAGTTCCTTCACAAATACAATATTCTCCTTGCAGAAGATGCCTCAGGAGCCATTTGTGATATGAAAGGAGATTTGGCCAATGGAAAATACTCAGACATTATCATTGGATCAACAGGCTCTCCAAAAATAATCAATGTCGAAGATGGTGGATTTATTACAACAAATGATAATTCTCTCCTAGAAAAGTCAAGACTTATTTTAAAAACTTCAAAATGCTCAAATATCACAGCCTGTGGAATATCTCATGAAATAGAATATGCAAAGGACAATTTGAATAAAACAATTGATTTCACCTTAAATCTTAAGGAAAAATTAAATGATAGCACTGATTTTGAAGTATTTCACTCAAATAAAAGAGGAATCAATCTTATTCTAAAGACAAACGACCCTAAATCATTATCATATAAGCTAAGACAGGAGTTTGCTCTAGACAGCCATGGAATGATTACTAAATGTCCTAATTACAATAGATTGAAGGAAAAGGCTGTAGCTATTGAGATAAAAAATCTTGATATTTCCTGCTTAAATGAGCATAATTCTAATCAAATATTCAACACTATTAAAAAATACGAAGATTTTGCTTAA
- a CDS encoding Nre family DNA repair protein, producing MRTSKATKNAYLAKLTEKIQMQSVNVGRDLDGSTPPSVFIGRWSYPKVYAGPMMVAQTGDTAIMDSPESWIGQNKTQEDIIGYRMNLVRGKQLISIKDLENPFVEKLQDISLAAKSIDSEATFGSRPSGAMFNEESMPHGPSAVIEKFDIDAVKWDRQLEKSFYDTDLKARDAVMNLHNKDVPFSAMQKAFSVGAFGIKKNRRLVPTRWSITACDSTIADSLLKEVRHYNIMDSYRVYEFSSLKNYYAIILTPTEWQYEWFEAFIKILGKEEMIFSDYETNTDKREYSCVGGCYYTAKMAVLDKLAKLKLQSGVIILREAYSGYVPLGVFNVRENIKYAMNGDYKEFESLKDSLAYCSTKLKIPISKYVKQSNLLNELLHSQQTTLDAFFKKSPDLQ from the coding sequence ATGAGAACATCAAAAGCTACTAAAAATGCATATCTGGCTAAATTAACTGAAAAGATACAGATGCAGTCAGTTAATGTAGGTCGCGACCTTGACGGAAGCACTCCTCCCTCAGTGTTCATAGGGCGCTGGAGCTATCCTAAGGTATATGCCGGACCTATGATGGTAGCCCAAACTGGAGATACAGCTATTATGGACTCTCCAGAGAGTTGGATTGGTCAGAATAAAACCCAAGAGGATATTATTGGCTATAGGATGAATTTAGTTAGAGGAAAACAGCTAATCAGCATTAAGGATTTGGAAAATCCTTTTGTTGAAAAGCTTCAGGACATTTCCCTTGCTGCAAAGTCAATTGACAGCGAAGCAACCTTTGGGTCCCGGCCAAGCGGTGCAATGTTCAATGAGGAAAGCATGCCTCATGGCCCTAGCGCTGTTATCGAGAAGTTTGATATAGATGCAGTTAAATGGGACAGGCAACTGGAAAAAAGCTTTTATGACACTGACCTTAAGGCAAGGGATGCGGTGATGAATCTCCACAATAAGGATGTTCCATTCTCTGCCATGCAAAAGGCATTCTCTGTAGGGGCATTTGGTATAAAGAAAAACAGGAGACTTGTACCTACCCGATGGTCAATCACAGCCTGTGACAGCACCATTGCAGATAGCCTTTTAAAGGAAGTGAGGCATTATAATATAATGGACTCATATAGGGTCTATGAGTTTTCAAGCCTTAAGAATTATTATGCAATCATCTTAACCCCAACTGAGTGGCAGTATGAATGGTTTGAGGCATTCATTAAGATTCTTGGAAAGGAAGAGATGATCTTTTCAGATTATGAGACAAACACTGATAAGAGAGAGTATAGCTGTGTTGGAGGATGCTATTACACAGCTAAGATGGCTGTGCTGGATAAGCTGGCCAAGCTTAAGCTTCAGTCAGGTGTTATCATTCTTAGGGAAGCATATTCAGGTTATGTCCCTCTTGGAGTGTTCAATGTGAGGGAAAACATTAAATATGCAATGAATGGCGATTATAAGGAGTTTGAATCCTTGAAGGACTCTTTAGCTTATTGCTCAACAAAGCTTAAGATACCTATAAGCAAGTATGTAAAGCAGAGCAATCTCTTAAATGAGCTTTTGCATTCACAGCAGACTACATTGGATGCATTCTTTAAGAAATCTCCAGATTTGCAATAG
- the guaA gene encoding glutamine-hydrolyzing GMP synthase, translating to MLEPKEFISDAIAKIKEEIGDEKTIIALSGGVDSSVCSVLTQEAIGDNLTAVFVNHGLLREGEAEQVCSVFEERLNFKYIDASDEFLSELAGVEDPEEKRKIIGRVFIEVFEREAQAVDAKYLVQGTIAPDWIETEGEIKTHHNMALPSGMVLKVVEPVRDLYKDEVRLVGTELGLPDSIVQRQPFPGPGLGVRVVGDLTRENLAVCRAADAIVREEVEKAGLDKELWQYFAVLTDTKVTGVKGDERDFGYLVIIRLISSIDAMTATVPEMPWEVIRTISKRITSEVSEVTHVALSISDKPPSTIEFC from the coding sequence ATGTTAGAACCAAAAGAATTTATTTCTGATGCGATTGCAAAGATCAAAGAGGAAATTGGTGATGAAAAAACCATTATCGCTTTATCTGGCGGTGTAGACAGTTCAGTTTGTTCTGTGCTTACACAAGAGGCTATTGGCGATAACTTAACTGCTGTCTTTGTAAATCATGGATTGCTTAGAGAAGGTGAAGCAGAACAGGTTTGCAGTGTTTTCGAAGAAAGGTTAAACTTCAAATATATAGATGCTTCCGATGAGTTCTTAAGCGAACTTGCAGGTGTAGAAGATCCTGAAGAGAAAAGGAAAATCATCGGCAGAGTCTTTATTGAAGTATTCGAAAGAGAAGCACAAGCTGTTGACGCTAAATACTTAGTTCAAGGTACCATTGCTCCTGACTGGATTGAAACTGAAGGGGAAATCAAGACCCACCACAACATGGCATTGCCAAGCGGAATGGTCTTAAAGGTAGTTGAACCTGTCAGAGACTTATATAAAGATGAAGTAAGGCTTGTAGGTACTGAATTAGGTCTTCCAGACAGCATTGTACAAAGACAACCATTCCCAGGTCCTGGTCTTGGTGTAAGGGTTGTAGGAGACCTTACCAGAGAAAACCTGGCTGTCTGCAGAGCAGCTGATGCAATCGTCAGGGAAGAGGTTGAAAAGGCAGGCTTGGATAAGGAATTATGGCAATACTTTGCTGTGCTTACCGACACTAAGGTTACCGGTGTAAAAGGAGACGAAAGAGACTTTGGCTATCTTGTTATCATTAGGTTGATCAGTTCCATTGATGCAATGACTGCAACCGTTCCTGAAATGCCTTGGGAAGTTATTAGAACCATCTCAAAAAGAATCACTTCTGAAGTTTCTGAAGTCACTCATGTTGCCTTATCCATTAGTGATAAACCACCAAGCACTATTGAATTCTGTTAA